A genomic stretch from Falco naumanni isolate bFalNau1 chromosome 6, bFalNau1.pat, whole genome shotgun sequence includes:
- the HBS1L gene encoding HBS1-like protein isoform X5 produces the protein MSRHRNVRGYNYDEDFEDDDVYGQSVEDDYCISPSTAAQFIYSRRDKPAMCAEPLEEEGYGYEGTDDTADYFTSNHQLTDVDRARLNSCLDQMREVLAESVPEQKMVQAVLDSKFDVQKALELVLSQGSKQNVKTKNEDTVTVGKTTKGDLLCCPEMCMDTGGFSCAAESVADNTNKPGFGNLTAKSGSACYSLIKNDRILLNAEKSSIPSSERKGLKSSSLVLSSCFSDDLCKELFCEPVNKQAENQLPESANAVNLISNSEDNYFSIGSNPSGYSSFKKLECKETQDLKSLPMQNVLCDSLSPEDCIPLVSSDTSDRNSNAYFYSPPCLTSALGKLALDNKVSHTVNRNNELENFSSVAQSRKQESPSSDTAALPMLRSGSTMLADLLQEHQESSASHCYSLADLYTQSTASLTDTKLGISPLSQLVSQPQTSGGMPELTGSLSSLVLSKVSPRKEVENLSLSDLIAETIEVDKTQQQTDFPMLDVIELRPSKRINIDLSVLVKNADVSAKQNVVGQSSVLSPETKHLKEKQGKYSGFAKTDKKPKRGLTSKRQDLSLSWIKALRARPSAFALTLCLRYPPKGYKRRTIGIHKAFLYSRQVQDVKPKETGPIITITPFDFKSASPDDIVKANQKKAFTRE, from the exons ATGTCCCGACACAGGAACGTCCGAGGCTATAACTACGACGAAG ATTTTGAAGATGATGATGTGTATGGCCAATCGGTAGAAGATGATTATTGCATTTCTCCTTCAACAG CAGCTCAGTTTATCTACTCCAGACGAGACAAACCAGCAATGTGTGCTGAGCCATTAGAAGAAGAAGGATATGGCTATGAAGGTACAGATGATACAGCTGATTATTTTACATCTAATCATCAGTTGACTGACGTTGATAGAG CCCGTCTTAATTCATGCCTTGATCAAATGAGAGAAGTTTTGGCAGAGTCTGTACCAGAGCAAAAAATGGTGCAAGCAGTACTGGATAGTAAATTTGATGTACAGAAGGCTTTGGAGCTTGTGCTTTCTCAAGGCAGTAAGCAAAATGTGAAGACCAAGAATGAGGACACTGTGACTGTAGGAAAGACAACGAAAG GAGACTTACTTTGTTGTCCAGAAATGTGTATGGATACAGGTGGTTTCTCTTGTGCAGCAGAAAGTGTTGCTGACAACACCAACAAACCTGGGTTTGGAAACCTGACAGCCAAAAGTGGTTCAGCTTGTTACTCTCtaattaaaaatgacagaatacTCCTTAATGCTGAAAAATCCAGTATACCTTCATCTGAAAGGAAAGGATTGAAATCCTCTTCACTTGTTCTGTCATCTTGTTTCAGTGATGATTTATGTAAAGAATTGTTTTGTGAACCTGTGAATAAACAGGCAGAGAATCAACTACCAGAAAGTGCTAATGCAGTAAATTTGATTTCTAACAGTGAAGATAATTACTTTAGTATAGGAAGTAACCCATCTGGATATTCTTCTTTTAAGAAGTTGGAATGCAAGGAAACACAGGACTTGAAATCCTTGCCGATGCAGAATGTGCTTTGTGATTCTCTGAGTCCTGAAGACTGCATTCCTCTTGTTTCCTCAGATACTTCTGATCGTAATAGTAATGCGTATTTTTACAGTCCTCCGTGTTTAACAAGTGCTTTAGGAAAATTGGCTCTTGATAACAAAGTCAGTCATACTGTAAATAGAAATAATGAACttgaaaatttttcttcagttgcgCAAAGTAGAAAACAAGAAAGCCCCTCTTCAGATACGGCTGCTTTGCCAATGTTAAGGTCTGGAAGTACAATGTTGGCTGACTTACTTCAGGAGCACCAGGAAAGCAGTGCTAGCCACTGTTACTCTTTGGCTGACCTCTATACCCAGTCAACAGCAAGTCTCACTGATACAAAGTTGGGAATCTCACCATTATCGCAACTAGTAAGTCAACCTCAAACTTCAGGTGGGATGCCAGAGCTAACAGGATCTTTGTCTTCTCTAGTCCTGTCCAAAGTTTCTCCACGAAAGGAGGTTGAGAATTTATCACTCTCGGATTTAATAGCAGAGACTATTGAAGTAGACAAAACTCAACAACAGACAGACTTCCCCATGCTTGATGTAATTGAACTAAGGCCCTCTAAAAGAATCAACATTGATTTAAGTGTCCTTGTAAAAAATGCGGatgtttctgcaaaacaaaatgtggTAGGACAGTCAAGTGTCTTGAGCCCTGAAactaaacatttaaaagaaaaacaaggaaaatattctggttttgccaaaacagataaaaaacccaaaagaggTCTTACTTCTAAGAGGCAGGATTTGTCCCTTTCATGGATAAAGGCATTGCGTGCAAGAccttcagcttttgctttaacCTTGTGTCTCCGTTATCCTCCAAAAGGTTATAAGCGGCGCACAATTGGTATACATAAGGCTTTCCTATACAGTAGACAAGTACAAGATGTAAAACCCAAGGAAACTGGTCCTATAATAACCATAACACCATTTGACTTCAAATCAGCATCTCCTGATGACATTGTGAAAGCTaaccaaaaaaaagctttcacaagagagtaa